One genomic region from Nostoc sphaeroides encodes:
- a CDS encoding glycogen debranching protein produces MTIWVNEQIDPSGMIHACIATCNESQAKDCHDSFENNLTQTQKAAGWVARLRTVDSWDDVPVNSLKLN; encoded by the coding sequence ATGACTATTTGGGTAAATGAGCAAATTGATCCGTCTGGAATGATTCATGCCTGTATTGCCACTTGTAATGAATCTCAAGCCAAAGATTGTCATGATTCATTTGAGAATAATTTAACCCAGACGCAAAAGGCAGCCGGTTGGGTAGCGCGATTGCGGACAGTGGATTCTTGGGATGATGTGCCGGTGAATTCTTTAAAACTCAATTAA
- a CDS encoding MotA/TolQ/ExbB proton channel family protein, with protein MEISNLFTAGGVVMWPLLAFSLLGVALIIERIIFWVRINNRQNKVVREVLQLYRLDNVVSALDKLQKNADLPIARIFLAALELEEATPEDFRLALESEAQAEIPLLKRSQNIFETIIGLAPLLGLLGTVLGLINSFASLNIGDVGGTKTTGVTSGISEALVSTASGLVVAIFTLLFANTFRGLYQRQIAWIQEYGGQLELLYRRRYERGDNNLKFKMNPK; from the coding sequence ATGGAAATTAGTAATCTGTTTACAGCAGGTGGCGTGGTCATGTGGCCTCTGCTAGCGTTCTCTTTGTTAGGGGTGGCGCTGATTATCGAACGGATCATCTTTTGGGTAAGGATAAATAATCGGCAAAATAAGGTAGTGCGAGAGGTGCTACAGCTTTATCGCCTTGATAATGTAGTTAGTGCTTTAGATAAGTTGCAGAAAAATGCTGATTTACCCATTGCCCGAATTTTTTTAGCAGCTTTAGAATTAGAGGAGGCGACACCAGAAGACTTTCGTTTGGCATTAGAAAGTGAAGCCCAAGCCGAAATTCCCTTACTTAAGCGATCGCAAAATATTTTTGAGACAATTATTGGTCTTGCGCCCCTGTTAGGACTTCTCGGCACTGTATTAGGATTAATTAACTCCTTTGCGTCTCTAAATATCGGAGATGTGGGAGGTACTAAAACAACAGGTGTAACATCTGGAATTAGTGAAGCTTTAGTATCCACAGCATCAGGGTTAGTAGTGGCAATCTTTACACTATTATTTGCCAACACCTTTCGCGGACTCTACCAGCGCCAGATTGCCTGGATTCAAGAATATGGTGGACAGTTAGAATTACTCTACCGCCGTCGCTACGAAAGAGGAGATAACAATTTAAAATTCAAAATGAATCCAAAATAG
- a CDS encoding DUF6888 family protein: MPINIVRMDERTKNLFFLAGEENIIEIYPNGKWRYIG; the protein is encoded by the coding sequence TTGCCTATTAATATCGTGCGTATGGATGAACGGACAAAAAATCTATTCTTCTTGGCAGGTGAGGAAAATATCATAGAGATATACCCTAACGGTAAATGGAGATATATAGGATGA
- a CDS encoding DUF6887 family protein, with product MSKPNFHAMSQKELHDYVFAHREDQEAFYAYVDKLHLEGNWIEMPPLQSEQDLENYPKFIERIRSSSEPRDGAV from the coding sequence ATGAGCAAGCCTAATTTTCATGCAATGAGTCAGAAAGAGCTACATGATTACGTTTTTGCTCATCGGGAAGATCAGGAAGCCTTCTACGCTTATGTAGATAAGCTGCATCTTGAAGGTAATTGGATTGAAATGCCACCATTACAGTCAGAACAAGATTTAGAAAATTATCCTAAGTTCATTGAGCGTATTCGCAGCAGTTCTGAGCCACGAGATGGAGCAGTTTAA
- the rsmH gene encoding 16S rRNA (cytosine(1402)-N(4))-methyltransferase RsmH: MKSDLQTPLDLEELAFSHISVLGREVIEGLAVRPGGHYLDVTVGGGGHSRLILEASEDVRVTAVDQDEDALAAARKELAEFSDRIQFIHSNFADYEFPPNTFDGILADLGVSSYHLDQAERGFSFRQAANLDMRMDRGRSLTAADVINNWDEAELADIFFKYGEERLSRRIARRIIERRPLHTTTELADAIASSVPPKYRYGRIHPATRVFQALRIVVNDELKSLETFLDKAPNALVPGGRIAIISFHSLEDRPVKHGLRNSPLLKVLTKKPIIAQEEEIGKNPRSRSAKLRIAEKLL, from the coding sequence ATGAAATCAGATTTACAAACACCGCTAGATTTAGAAGAACTGGCTTTTTCTCATATTTCCGTGTTGGGACGAGAGGTAATTGAGGGTTTGGCGGTTCGTCCAGGCGGACATTATTTAGATGTAACTGTAGGTGGTGGTGGTCATAGTCGCTTAATTTTAGAAGCTTCTGAAGATGTGCGGGTAACGGCTGTTGACCAAGATGAAGATGCTTTAGCAGCAGCGAGGAAAGAATTAGCAGAGTTTAGCGATCGCATACAATTTATCCATAGCAATTTTGCTGACTACGAATTTCCCCCCAACACTTTCGATGGTATTTTAGCCGATTTGGGGGTAAGTTCTTACCATTTAGACCAAGCAGAACGGGGTTTCAGCTTTCGCCAAGCTGCAAATTTGGATATGCGAATGGATCGAGGGCGATCGCTAACTGCTGCTGATGTGATCAATAATTGGGATGAGGCAGAATTAGCAGATATTTTCTTTAAGTACGGTGAAGAGAGATTATCGCGGCGCATTGCTCGTCGTATTATAGAACGCCGACCGTTGCACACGACTACAGAATTGGCTGATGCGATCGCTTCTTCTGTTCCCCCCAAATACCGTTATGGCAGAATTCACCCCGCTACCCGTGTTTTTCAAGCTCTGCGAATTGTCGTTAATGATGAGTTAAAATCCCTAGAAACCTTTTTGGATAAAGCCCCAAATGCCCTTGTCCCTGGCGGCAGAATTGCAATTATCAGTTTTCACAGTCTGGAAGACCGCCCGGTGAAACATGGTTTAAGAAATTCACCTTTATTAAAGGTATTGACAAAAAAGCCAATTATTGCTCAAGAAGAGGAAATTGGGAAAAATCCGCGATCGCGATCGGCCAAACTGAGGATAGCAGAAAAGCTGCTGTAA